CCCTGAGCGATGGGGATAACAAGGCCCTGATTGCCGCCATGAACCCCATTTATGAGGAATATACGGCGGCCGCTGCCGAGAAAGGACTCCCTGGAGAAGCCTTCCTTGCTGACATCCGGGATATGCTGAAATAATTATGAAGTTCTTTTCATTCATAAAACGTCTCATCATACTGTTTGCCTACATTGCAGGTGTTTCCATCCTGCTGATGATGGGCATTACAGTTCTGGATGTCATTCTCAGAATCTTTAATATCGGCATCACCGGAGCTTATGACCTTGTCCGGGCCTTCGGGGTCATTTCTGTAGCCTGTGCTCTGCCCTATGTGACCGCCGCCAAGGGACATATTGCGATCGAGTTTTTTTATCATAAGTGTGGGAAAATCGGACGCCTGTTTCTGGATCTTGTCTTCCGACTTTCGGCTCTTGTTATCTTCGGAGGCCTGACTTTCTATACCTTCAGGCATGGCATGTCCCTGTATCAGAGTGGAGAAGTGTTGCCCAATCTGGGAATGCCTGTCTTCTGGATTCCCTTTGTCATCAGCCTGAACAGCCTGCTGATGATGGTCGTCTTTGTCTACCATCTCATCCATCCTGGAAAGGAGTTCATCAAACCATGAGTCCTGTACAAATAGGAGTCATCGGATGCCTTGTGCTCTTCGGTCTCCTTTTCACAAGTATGCCCGTGGCTTTCGCCATGATCGCCTCGGGAGTTCTGGGCTTTGCCCTGATCATCAATCCTCAAGCGGCTTTCAGCATGGTGATCGCCGAGCTTTTTGAAACCTTCAGCTCCTATAATCTGACGGTGATACCCCTCTTTGTCATGATGGGGCAGGTAGCCTTTCATGCAGGCATCAGCAAGCGTCTGTTTCATACGGCCTATGTCTGGATGGGTCACCTTAAAGGGGGGCTGGCCATGGCAACCGTCGGGGCCTGTGCCGGATTCGGAGCCATCTGCGGTTCCGGTCCTGCGACGGCGGCTACCATGGCTTCCGTCGCATTACCAGAGATGAAACGATACGGTTATGCCGATTCTCTGGCAGCCGGCACTGTTGCCGCCGGAGGTTCACTGGGCATGCTCATTCCTCCCAGTGTTGTGTTTATCGTCTATGCTCTCATGACAGAGCAGTCCATCGGTGATCTGTTTCTGGCAGGTATTGTTCCGGGAATCCTCATTGCCACAATGTTCTGTCTGAATATTTATGTGCGCAGCTCCAGGGATAAAACCCTGGGCCCCGCAGGACCAAGACACAGCTGGAAGGAGCGAATAATCTCTCTCAATGGTGTCGTAGAAACGCTGATTCTGTTTCTGCTGGTCATGGGCGGCATGTTTTTGGGTCTTTTTACTCCCATTGAAGCCGCCGCCATCGGTGCTGCAGGGAGTTTCCTTATTGCGGCCCTTCAGAAAGAACTGAATATCCTGAAGATGAAAAAAATACTCCTTGAAACCGTCAGAACCTCGAGTATGATTTTCTTCATTGTGGCGGCCGCAACCATTTTCGGCCGTTTTCTGGCGGTCTCCCGTATTCCCTTTGTTGTGGCTCAGGCCTTTGTTTCTCTCCCTCTGCCGGGTGAAATCACCATGTTTTTGATCATCCTCTTCTTCCTTGTGGCAGGCTGTTTTATCGACGCCCTGGCTCTGATGCTCCTGACCATTCCCATTTTCTTTCCTGTCGTTCAGGAACTGGGATTTGATCCTGTCTGGTTTGGTGTTATCGTTGTTGTCATCACCCAGATGGGTGTTATAACACCGCCGGTGGGAGTGAATGTGTATGTGGTCAGCGGGATCGAAAGGGACATTCCCCTGCCGGTTATTTTCAAGGGAGCCATGCCCTTTCTGGGGATGCTGGTTCTGGCGGCGGTCATTCTGATTCTGTTTCCCCAGATCTGCCTGTTTTTGCCTGGATTATTCCATTAGGCCCTTAGGCCCTTAGGCCTTAAGGGGAAAATCACCGAAGCTGCAAACCAGCTTCGGTAGTTAAAATTATTGTTTTTGACAGTTTATATGGGAGACCACATTATGCTTGATACCCTTCGGCTCAGAGCTGCAAATCCCCGAAGCAGCAAACCAGCTTCGGTAGAAAAATACTTAGTCTTCAATGAATTTAAGGGAGGAACGCAATGCCACATAAGAATATTTTTAAAAAAATCCTCTTCTGTACGGACTTCAACACAGATGCCATGGGGGCCTATCACTATGCCCTGAATATTGCCGAGGGGAACCCGGGGAGTGAGCTCGTTATATTTCATGTCATCCCCGAGCCGGACGCCCAGTTCTGGAAGTCCTATATCTATGAAGTGGATGATGTGGATAACAAAGCCCGCCATGACATTGATGCTAAAATTGCCGAGGCCTATCTCAGAAAGGTCCCACCTGGAATCAACTGTTCCACAAAGGTTGTCACAGGAAATGTGGGGGAACAGATCTTGAAAGAGGCCCAATCGGATGAGATCGATCTGATTATCATTGGCCGGGGGGCGGGAAGCAATATGATCAATCGTCTCTTGGGAGATTTTATTAAGAAACTGATCCATAAGGCCCGCTGTCCTGTTCTGGTCGTACCGGAAGAATAATAGAGTCGGGCTTTCTGCTGCCTCAGGCAGATAGATCGGTAGAATTACTGAAGGAATCAGGTATTCAAATCCCGGCTGATCATTAACTTAGACAGGTGCCCTGAAGGTACAGGGCAGCCTGGTCAGGCACTTACCGCACACATCCATCAAATCTGCTGTTCCCAGATTCTTTCCGTTATCCAGGCACTGATTATAGCAGCTGTGCCTGTCGTAATTCTCAGAAGTCAGGGCTCCCCTGGCACATCGGCTCACGCATTGACCACAGATATTACCCTCTTTTTCAATACAGTACTCTTCCTCCGGAAGGGGTGATGAGGTCAACGGGGCATCTGTGATGATGCTGCCCAGCCTGCCGCTGCAGCCTGCCTTTGTGATCAGCATATTATTTTTCCCGAAGGTTCCCAGACCGCTTATATAGGCCACATGACGATGGGACCAGCGGCTGGTGAGACTGTCTGTATCAAAGCTTTCGGTCGCCGGTAAGCGGGCACAGTTAAAGCCCCCTGTTTCCAGCATCATTGTGATTTCATCACTGATCTCATCGATGAGAAGATTGGTTTTAACAAAGGCTTCTCCCCATGTTCTGGATGCAGGGACGCCCTCCTCGTTGGAACATGTAATCTCTCTCGTGAAGGGAATAAAAAAACAGATGACCGATTCGGCATTGGGGAGTAGATCTGTGGGCATGAGGTGATCTTCTCTTACCCAGGATTTCAGCATATGAAAGGGTCTGTCATCGATGAGAGCATAACTCGTCAGAGCCTCTCGCCACATCTGACCTTCCGAATCCTGCCTCTTTGCGGTATCCCTGACAATTCCTTCTATCTGCTTTTCAAGTGCATAGTCCATTCAGTGCTCCTATGAGGAATCTATCAGGCCCAGGAATGAATGAAAAGTCTATTTTAGAAAAAAATATAAACAACTGTATATTATATACTTGACGGTTTTTTTAAGAGCCGGCAGATCAATGAGAATCAGAGCACTGCCGGTACTGAATTATAGTTTACTTTTTTGTTTCTGATAGGTATAAGTCAGGCTGTAAAGTAAGATAACAAATGTAGGAATTAGTATATAAAATGAATGAGTGAGAAGCCAATGGAACAATGATATAATAATCAAATGATCCTTAAACATCTCTATCTTTTTTTCTATTCCGTTCTGTTTCTCATTCTGTCCCTGGTGATCCACTGGAATCCCTCAGGTGCTGAACCTGTAAGCTGTTTTTCAGGCTATGGTGAGGCCATTGTATATGGGATCGGATTATCCATAATTCACTATTTCCTTTATAGATTATTGGCAAAAGAAAAGAGTAAAAATCATATACTACTGATAATTACCATTTCAGGAATGCTGTTTCTGACTGTTATTCTGACTGGACTGTTTTTGCATCGGGACTATTTTTCAATGATGCTGCCTGTATTCATTTGTCTTCAGAACATACTTTATCGTAAAGAGGTTTTCTTCCATCATCTGGAAAGGCATAGAGCCATCAACAAACTCCTCTATATTCTCTCAATAATCATGTTGCTCTGCTGGATTGTCTGGATCTTAATGATGGGATATTTGATTTCTAGCAGACAGGAACCCCGCTGGATAGAGAGCCTTATTTATAATATTTACAATATATTCCTGATGATCATTTTCTTTATATCTATTTTTGACCTGCAGAAAAAGATGAAGATACGGATACTTGTGATAGATGATTCTATCTGGTTGAGCCAGCTGAATCTTTCTGAGTTCCTTGGTCTCTTTAAGAATGAAATACTGGTGCAACTCCTGGTGAATCATAAAAAGCAGGGCAGGATCAATTGTCATGATCTTGTGAAAGCTCTTTCAGACAAAGATCTGATGACCATTAATGATATGGATTGTATGTGTTGTAAAGAAAATAAACAAAAGGCAACATTGTGCAAAGAGTACAGGAAAATTTACAGACAAATTCTGGATATAAAAAAGGTTTTGGAACTGATGCAGATAGGAACAATCGTCTACCCTGAGAACAAGATGGACGTTGTGACGGTTGGCTGGGCACTCAAACTGAATAGTAATATTGAAATCATTATAGAAGATGAAAAAATCTCATCCTGAAAAAGTGTTAAACGATTTAATTCCAAACATTGAAATACATTAATCTTGTAAAATCACAACTGTTCACTTAACAATCATGTCATGAAAATGATGATCATTGTTAAGTGATATAAATAAATATTATGCAAGCGGCATCATGAAATGCCGTAAAGCTGTCTAGTTCGGAACAATTGTAAGCGTTAGTATTGCTTTAGATCGACTTTATAAGGAGATTTCAAATGAGATGTAAATTATTTTTGATTCATGCATTAAAACAAACAAACATTCTTAATGTTCATTAATATATTGT
This genomic interval from Oceanispirochaeta sp. contains the following:
- a CDS encoding TRAP transporter small permease, with translation MKFFSFIKRLIILFAYIAGVSILLMMGITVLDVILRIFNIGITGAYDLVRAFGVISVACALPYVTAAKGHIAIEFFYHKCGKIGRLFLDLVFRLSALVIFGGLTFYTFRHGMSLYQSGEVLPNLGMPVFWIPFVISLNSLLMMVVFVYHLIHPGKEFIKP
- a CDS encoding TRAP transporter large permease, which encodes MSPVQIGVIGCLVLFGLLFTSMPVAFAMIASGVLGFALIINPQAAFSMVIAELFETFSSYNLTVIPLFVMMGQVAFHAGISKRLFHTAYVWMGHLKGGLAMATVGACAGFGAICGSGPATAATMASVALPEMKRYGYADSLAAGTVAAGGSLGMLIPPSVVFIVYALMTEQSIGDLFLAGIVPGILIATMFCLNIYVRSSRDKTLGPAGPRHSWKERIISLNGVVETLILFLLVMGGMFLGLFTPIEAAAIGAAGSFLIAALQKELNILKMKKILLETVRTSSMIFFIVAAATIFGRFLAVSRIPFVVAQAFVSLPLPGEITMFLIILFFLVAGCFIDALALMLLTIPIFFPVVQELGFDPVWFGVIVVVITQMGVITPPVGVNVYVVSGIERDIPLPVIFKGAMPFLGMLVLAAVILILFPQICLFLPGLFH
- a CDS encoding universal stress protein, coding for MPHKNIFKKILFCTDFNTDAMGAYHYALNIAEGNPGSELVIFHVIPEPDAQFWKSYIYEVDDVDNKARHDIDAKIAEAYLRKVPPGINCSTKVVTGNVGEQILKEAQSDEIDLIIIGRGAGSNMINRLLGDFIKKLIHKARCPVLVVPEE